The Pseudomonas baetica genome includes a region encoding these proteins:
- a CDS encoding SOS response-associated peptidase: MCGRYALFRWNRDFAALPGFPADQLAQWNISPNDSVLMLRAGEDGQRTLARARWGLTPPWLTDLSRTPAHARAETVAEQPMFREALRLRRCLLPANGFYEWRGTQRKRPYWLTPGEGASLFFAAIWEAYPVQEQVWLSTAVITQPAASQRRPLILDEAGQAAWLDPETPLHTLQALLASEPAALRERVLANLVNDPKLNGPECLTPG; encoded by the coding sequence ATGTGTGGACGTTATGCCCTGTTTCGCTGGAACCGCGACTTCGCGGCGCTGCCAGGTTTTCCTGCCGATCAACTGGCGCAGTGGAACATTTCCCCCAACGATTCGGTGTTGATGCTGCGTGCCGGTGAAGACGGCCAGCGTACGTTGGCCCGCGCGCGCTGGGGGCTGACGCCGCCGTGGCTGACCGATCTGTCACGCACCCCGGCCCATGCGCGGGCGGAAACGGTGGCCGAGCAGCCGATGTTCCGTGAGGCGCTGCGCCTGCGTCGCTGCCTGTTGCCGGCCAACGGTTTCTACGAATGGCGCGGGACTCAGCGCAAGCGTCCGTACTGGCTGACGCCGGGTGAGGGCGCTTCGCTGTTTTTTGCGGCGATCTGGGAAGCTTATCCGGTGCAGGAGCAGGTGTGGCTGAGCACGGCGGTGATCACTCAGCCGGCGGCCAGTCAGCGCCGGCCGTTGATTCTTGATGAAGCAGGTCAGGCAGCTTGGCTCGATCCTGAGACGCCGTTGCATACCTTGCAGGCGTTGCTCGCCAGTGAGCCTGCCGCGTTGCGCGAGCGGGTGTTGGCGAACCTGGTCAATGATCCGAAGCTCAACGGGCCGGAGTGTCTGACCCCGGGTTGA
- a CDS encoding methyl-accepting chemotaxis protein, whose product MITQVVTSVQSVSDSSEHTADIAIRTNIGIQKQMAEIDQVATAVQEMTATAQDVARNATQAAQAASHADQAASQGMQIVRDTSNSIGVLAVEIGKAVDVVQTLAKDSENINTILTAIRAIAEQTNLLALNAAIEAARAGEQGRGFAVVADEVRNLAQKTQKATEEIQSMIQQLQQGTRDVVRVMEDSQNRTDESVQHAAKAAEALETITQAVSVINDMNTQIASAAEEQSAVADDINRNVINIGQVANEVAGGADESSSASADLTKLAEQQRRLINQFKV is encoded by the coding sequence ATGATCACCCAAGTGGTGACCTCGGTACAGAGCGTCAGTGATTCCTCGGAACACACGGCCGACATCGCGATTCGCACCAACATCGGCATACAAAAACAAATGGCCGAGATCGATCAGGTCGCCACCGCCGTGCAGGAAATGACGGCCACCGCGCAGGATGTCGCGCGTAACGCGACCCAGGCGGCGCAAGCCGCCAGCCATGCCGATCAGGCCGCCAGCCAAGGCATGCAGATCGTCCGTGACACCTCTAACTCGATTGGCGTGCTGGCAGTGGAAATCGGCAAGGCTGTGGACGTGGTGCAGACGCTGGCCAAGGACAGCGAAAACATCAACACGATCCTCACGGCGATTCGCGCGATTGCCGAGCAGACCAACCTGCTGGCGCTGAACGCGGCCATTGAAGCGGCGCGCGCCGGTGAACAGGGTCGTGGCTTTGCAGTGGTCGCCGATGAGGTGCGCAATCTGGCGCAAAAGACCCAGAAAGCCACCGAAGAAATCCAGTCCATGATCCAGCAACTGCAACAAGGCACCCGCGATGTGGTGCGGGTCATGGAAGACAGCCAGAACCGCACCGACGAAAGCGTGCAACACGCGGCGAAGGCGGCCGAGGCACTGGAGACGATCACTCAGGCGGTGTCGGTGATCAACGACATGAACACCCAGATTGCCAGTGCGGCCGAGGAGCAGAGCGCAGTGGCCGACGACATCAATCGCAACGTGATCAATATCGGGCAAGTGGCCAATGAAGTGGCGGGCGGCGCGGATGAGTCGAGTTCGGCGAGCGCGGATCTGACCAAATTGGCGGAGCAGCAGCGGCGGTTGATCAATCAGTTCAAGGTTTAA